A genomic stretch from Brucella sp. BE17 includes:
- a CDS encoding DUF2285 domain-containing protein: protein MKTPTALDPDVDDLAPSGDTITAYDEQHFVTYLRLLDAKAEDADWKEVAQIVLHRDPASDEMRTRRCWQSHLERAQWLSRAGYRKILEQAAANRNR from the coding sequence GTGAAAACACCCACCGCACTCGATCCTGACGTCGATGATCTGGCTCCGTCCGGTGATACCATCACCGCCTATGACGAACAGCATTTCGTGACTTATCTGCGTCTTCTCGATGCCAAGGCCGAGGACGCGGACTGGAAGGAAGTGGCGCAGATTGTGCTGCACCGCGATCCGGCATCTGATGAGATGCGAACCCGGCGATGCTGGCAGAGCCATCTGGAACGCGCCCAATGGCTGTCGCGCGCTGGATACCGGAAAATTCTGGAACAGGCTGCGGCAAACAGGAATCGGTGA
- a CDS encoding antirestriction protein ArdA produces the protein MTNVSDSNPRIYVACLAAYNNGYLHGAWIDADQDADKIRDEIAAMLARSPIKETEEYAIHDYEGFEGVNISEYAEIGTVARMAAFIEEHGALGAGLLEQFVGDIDQAEFTLQDCYHGQFPKLADYMEELTTESVTIPDALRYYIDWDAMARDAEMAGEFFTVETAYGEVHVFSNR, from the coding sequence ATGACCAACGTATCCGACAGCAATCCTCGCATCTATGTTGCCTGCCTTGCCGCTTACAATAACGGCTATCTGCATGGGGCTTGGATCGACGCGGATCAGGACGCAGACAAAATCAGGGACGAGATTGCGGCCATGCTAGCGCGCTCCCCGATCAAGGAGACAGAGGAATACGCCATTCACGACTATGAGGGCTTCGAAGGCGTCAACATTAGCGAGTATGCTGAGATCGGCACCGTGGCGCGAATGGCCGCTTTCATAGAAGAGCATGGCGCACTAGGCGCTGGCCTGCTGGAGCAGTTCGTCGGTGATATAGACCAAGCCGAATTCACTTTGCAGGACTGCTATCACGGTCAGTTCCCGAAGCTTGCCGACTACATGGAAGAACTGACCACCGAGAGCGTCACGATCCCCGACGCTCTGCGCTACTATATCGACTGGGATGCGATGGCACGTGACGCTGAGATGGCCGGCGAGTTCTTCACTGTCGAGACCGCATATGGCGAGGTCCATGTGTTTTCCAACAGATGA
- a CDS encoding DUF2285 domain-containing protein, translating to MLPAGGCDFAHDPDAQPDSAPPFWSPHFNPQAIILSPVERNDPDDERHVALAHLDGLILRRAPDGWHAIWRVDGVGHQFWLPQGAINAAVFYAATLPMDEFMELRVHAARRLWRCLTGRSPGRDIRAMPAQLRQWHLLSLRALDARLHGESYRSVAEVLLGFRGNKEDFENDPSKNKARRLVAHGIRMMRGGYRLLLHYPVKRGSRSKGK from the coding sequence TTGCTTCCCGCTGGGGGGTGCGATTTCGCACACGACCCCGACGCGCAGCCTGACAGCGCACCGCCTTTCTGGTCGCCGCATTTTAATCCGCAGGCCATTATTCTGTCACCGGTCGAACGAAACGATCCCGATGACGAACGGCATGTTGCTCTGGCACATCTCGACGGCCTGATCCTGCGCCGCGCGCCGGATGGCTGGCACGCTATCTGGCGTGTCGACGGGGTGGGGCATCAATTCTGGCTACCGCAGGGGGCGATCAATGCCGCGGTTTTCTATGCTGCAACCCTGCCTATGGACGAGTTCATGGAATTACGCGTCCATGCTGCCCGCCGCCTCTGGCGGTGCCTGACAGGCCGCTCTCCGGGGCGGGATATTCGCGCCATGCCAGCTCAGCTTCGCCAATGGCATCTTCTGTCGCTGCGCGCCCTGGACGCCAGGCTGCACGGGGAAAGCTACCGTTCTGTCGCGGAAGTGCTGCTTGGGTTCCGTGGAAACAAGGAAGATTTCGAAAATGACCCAAGCAAGAACAAGGCACGTCGTCTTGTTGCCCATGGTATCAGGATGATGCGCGGCGGCTATCGGCTGCTTTTGCACTATCCCGTAAAACGAGGTTCGCGCTCAAAGGGCAAATAA
- a CDS encoding DUF6499 domain-containing protein, which yields MQSIDWRNPAAYKRIKDLPPAGFAWEYLRRNEDYRHDVERLAQRREPAGEEADAFASRWGVRFRTRPRRAA from the coding sequence ATGCAGAGCATAGATTGGCGTAATCCGGCGGCCTATAAACGCATTAAAGACCTTCCGCCCGCCGGTTTCGCCTGGGAATATCTTCGTCGCAACGAAGACTATCGCCATGACGTCGAGAGACTCGCGCAGAGGAGAGAACCCGCGGGAGAAGAGGCTGACGCCTTTGCTTCCCGCTGGGGGGTGCGATTTCGCACACGACCCCGACGCGCAGCCTGA
- a CDS encoding IS66 family transposase, whose amino-acid sequence MLDASDLPNDIAELKALLIAATALGLRKDDRIARLEKLVAAFKQAAFGRKSEKINPEQFDLALEDLETAIAAIHAEDEADTASTKPASKPRAINRGSLPKHLPRIDEVIEPESLTCTCGGCLHCIGEDVSERLDVIPAQFRVIVTHRPKYACRVCTDGVVQAPAPARLIPSGLPTEATVAHVLVSKYADHLPLYRQAQIMGRQDIDIDRSTLADWVGRAAFELRPVFQALISDLKRSSKLFMDETRAPVLEPGSGKTKTGYFWALARDDRPWGGNAPPGVAFTYAPGRSGQYAEQILQNFSGILQVDGYAGYNRLVAPDRVGPNIQLAYCWVHARRKLIEITRTGSSPIAEDGVKRIGELYKIEAELRGLTSEARLAVRQAQSKPLIIDMQTWFAHHRARVSAKAPLGEALRYIAKYWDGLCLFLSDGRVELDNNSVERTIRPIALNRKNALFAGHEAGAHNWATIASLIETCKLNSIDPQKWLSSTLTAIVNGHKQSQIDQLLPWNYTAKV is encoded by the coding sequence ATGCTGGATGCCTCTGATCTTCCCAATGATATTGCTGAGTTGAAGGCGCTTCTGATTGCAGCAACAGCGCTCGGTCTTCGTAAAGATGATCGGATTGCGCGGCTGGAGAAGCTGGTTGCAGCCTTCAAGCAGGCCGCTTTTGGACGCAAGTCAGAGAAGATTAATCCTGAGCAGTTTGATCTGGCCCTGGAAGATCTGGAAACAGCTATTGCGGCGATCCATGCGGAGGATGAAGCGGATACAGCGTCCACCAAGCCTGCCTCAAAGCCACGTGCCATCAATCGCGGTTCTCTTCCAAAGCACCTGCCGCGCATTGACGAAGTGATAGAACCGGAAAGCCTGACATGTACCTGCGGTGGTTGTCTGCATTGCATTGGCGAAGATGTTTCTGAGCGACTGGATGTGATCCCTGCGCAGTTCCGTGTCATTGTCACGCATCGTCCAAAATATGCATGCCGCGTTTGCACTGATGGTGTTGTGCAAGCACCCGCTCCAGCGCGACTGATCCCGTCAGGCTTACCGACGGAAGCAACAGTCGCACATGTGCTGGTTTCCAAATATGCGGACCATCTTCCGCTTTATCGTCAGGCCCAGATTATGGGCCGTCAGGACATCGACATAGATCGCTCGACACTGGCTGACTGGGTAGGACGGGCAGCCTTTGAGCTGCGCCCTGTCTTTCAAGCGCTGATTTCTGATCTGAAGCGATCAAGCAAACTCTTCATGGATGAGACGCGTGCACCGGTTCTTGAACCCGGATCAGGAAAGACGAAAACAGGATATTTTTGGGCTTTGGCGCGGGATGACCGACCATGGGGCGGCAATGCCCCGCCCGGTGTCGCCTTCACTTATGCGCCCGGACGATCTGGCCAATATGCCGAACAGATATTGCAGAACTTCAGCGGTATCCTGCAAGTGGATGGCTATGCGGGCTACAATCGGTTGGTCGCGCCAGATCGTGTTGGTCCGAATATACAATTGGCTTATTGCTGGGTTCACGCGCGTCGCAAGCTTATTGAGATTACGCGCACAGGCTCGTCCCCGATTGCTGAAGACGGTGTAAAACGGATCGGCGAACTCTATAAGATCGAGGCTGAATTGCGCGGGCTCACCTCAGAAGCGCGGCTCGCGGTTCGTCAGGCACAATCAAAGCCGCTGATCATCGATATGCAAACATGGTTTGCGCATCACCGCGCACGCGTCTCGGCAAAAGCGCCATTGGGCGAGGCGTTGAGATACATCGCTAAATACTGGGACGGCTTGTGCCTGTTTCTGTCTGACGGTCGCGTCGAACTGGATAACAACAGCGTCGAAAGAACAATTCGGCCAATAGCATTGAACAGAAAAAATGCATTATTCGCAGGTCATGAAGCAGGCGCTCATAACTGGGCTACGATCGCCTCACTGATTGAAACATGCAAACTCAATTCAATCGACCCGCAAAAATGGCTGAGCAGCACGCTCACTGCAATCGTCAATGGCCATAAGCAGAGCCAGATCGACCAACTATTGCCATGGAATTATACCGCCAAGGTGTGA
- a CDS encoding dsDNA nuclease domain-containing protein produces the protein MAETEVAVPQQKTWPSIDNAAPKEQGGPIARQGFSYQDEIAVGFLLDMIEYADLAKIHFETHDDLILVRIQGADSAQTIAEFVQVKAGEPDKLWSVADICQRKKKDAIGTSIFETSLGRDEHDEIAAFRLVTLRPVVSDLTPLTYAFESDGRKPGCEAMMALETALNVKFPGLRSPKNNGSGYWLENCLWEVRHDLKTVQKANTVRLFTLAEKAGQPLLLEQIDVLLTEMRVWVKAAGDAKWMPDKAKKIVTRAEAVGWWQQRMAKLAQGTNAPSGGMLAEKMKSADLPESLIAMAVDLRLGYAAKVRTATYMEPDFMEALQEQVKSTAQSLSADLAAGLLDLGGPQFHARCLTEMNALNDTRPSGAKDQAAFLKGCLYDIADRCLLRFDRMAS, from the coding sequence TTGGCTGAAACCGAGGTGGCGGTACCGCAACAGAAAACTTGGCCGTCGATCGACAACGCTGCGCCCAAGGAGCAAGGTGGGCCGATCGCAAGACAGGGGTTTTCCTACCAGGACGAGATCGCGGTCGGGTTTTTACTTGACATGATCGAGTACGCGGATCTGGCCAAAATTCATTTTGAGACCCACGACGATCTTATACTCGTTCGTATCCAGGGCGCGGACTCGGCCCAGACCATCGCCGAGTTCGTGCAGGTCAAAGCCGGTGAGCCCGATAAACTCTGGTCCGTCGCCGATATATGCCAGCGCAAGAAGAAGGATGCTATCGGTACCTCGATCTTCGAGACCTCTCTCGGGCGCGATGAGCACGACGAGATCGCTGCCTTCCGCTTAGTGACCCTTCGCCCTGTCGTTTCCGATCTGACCCCGCTCACCTATGCCTTTGAGTCAGACGGACGAAAGCCCGGCTGCGAGGCCATGATGGCATTGGAGACGGCTCTGAACGTCAAGTTCCCGGGGCTGAGATCCCCCAAAAACAATGGCTCTGGCTACTGGCTGGAGAATTGTCTCTGGGAAGTTCGTCATGATCTGAAGACCGTCCAGAAGGCAAATACTGTTCGGCTCTTCACGCTCGCGGAGAAAGCGGGGCAGCCGCTTTTGCTGGAGCAGATCGATGTGCTCCTCACCGAGATGCGAGTCTGGGTGAAGGCAGCAGGCGACGCCAAGTGGATGCCCGACAAGGCCAAGAAGATCGTTACGCGTGCGGAAGCCGTTGGCTGGTGGCAGCAACGTATGGCGAAGTTGGCGCAGGGCACCAATGCCCCGTCTGGCGGGATGCTCGCCGAGAAGATGAAGTCAGCCGATCTTCCGGAATCGCTTATCGCCATGGCCGTCGATCTTCGCCTCGGCTACGCCGCTAAGGTTCGAACCGCCACCTATATGGAGCCCGACTTCATGGAGGCGTTGCAAGAGCAGGTGAAGTCCACGGCGCAATCGCTCAGCGCGGACCTAGCGGCCGGACTGCTAGATCTGGGAGGCCCCCAGTTCCACGCTCGCTGCCTGACGGAGATGAACGCACTCAACGACACCCGTCCCAGCGGCGCAAAAGATCAGGCCGCCTTCCTCAAGGGCTGCCTCTATGACATCGCGGATCGGTGTTTGTTGCGTTTCGACAGGATGGCCTCATGA